The sequence TGGTCCGCATTTATaccgcgcttttctaaccagcggccgctcaaagcgcttcacaataCCGCCCAACCTTCACCCGttcacgcacacatccacacaccgatggcggagtcggccacgcagggcgacagccagctcgtcaggagcagtcagggtgagggctctcgctcagggacacttcGACCGTCGGccaggaggagacggggatcgcactagcaacctcccggtgACCAGCCAACCCTACCTCCTAAGCCATATGCGGCCCTCTGCTTCTGGTTATTCAACCTTCGTTCATTCACGCTCGTCTCGTTGAGCCTGAGCGCCGCTTTTCAAAAGAGGCTTGATGACAAACGCACAAACGGTTCCAGAACTGACGTCTTCATCTACAATGAAACGCTCTCTCATGCCCCGGTTTATATAACCTCCTCGGCTATGTGGGACAGCTCCTTGTTGGGCCTTGTGTAGCCTCTGCCTGCGACTGTTTCTATTCTGTGAATCTGAGGAGGACCCGGCGTCTTTTTAATAAGCAGCTATCAACATGATAAGCAGGCGGATCAGCGACTGCTGAGTGATGTATGGCTGCTGCTGACTGATCTGGGTCACCTCCGCCCATGGAGTCTTACCTTCGTCtcattatccctctctctctctctctgctctgtctctgtctatccttCATTCTATCGTgcattttttctctttctcttaattattttgttttattgtctcTTACTCTTTATTcaatttatctctctctctctctacctctctacctccccctctctacctctctccctctcaatctctNNNNNNNNNNNNNNNNNNNNNNNNNNNNNNNNNNNNNNNNNNNNNNNNNNNNNNNNNNNNNNNNNNNNNNNNNNNNNNNNNNNNNNNNNNNNNNNNNNNNCGTATGTGTGGGGAGATAAGGTCCCCTCACTCTACTGTACACTATTATATTAATCCATTAGTAATTTCCGTTTATAACCAAAGAAGAAACAAATATTGTATTCATTCTATCGTGTATCAGTATGGTTCACACTTCATTTCTGCATTTCAGAAATGTTGATGTTCAATTAGCAAGATTGAACCCTACATGGActtcctctacacacacacatacatgtgtgtgtgtgtgtgtgtgtgtgtgcgtaagcgtatgtgtgtgtatgtgtatgcctgctaacagcctctctctctctctctctctctctctctctctctctctctctctctctctctctctctctctctctctctccccccccccccccccccccctcaggagaTGGAGCGGGTGGTGCTGGGCACCCTGCGCTGGGACACGGCCTCCGTCACCCCCCAGGacttcctgcccctcctcctggtccccgtGGGCTCCCGGATGGAGGGGGCCCCCGACCGGGCGGAGCTGCTGACCACCATGCGTCGCCACGGCGACACGCTGGTGGCCATGTGCGTGTGCGACTCCCGCTTCCTGGGCGCGCCCCCCTccctggtggcggcggcggcactCAACTCGGCCCTCAGGGGCCTCAGCGGCCGGGGCCCCGCCCAGCTGGCCGCCCTCGGAGAGCTGCTGGCCGCGCTCTGCCAGACGGACACGGTGAGTGGGGGGGACTGGGTGCTCTGGGCCTCACGGACACCCCAGGGTGGGCCTCGCGGACACCCCGGGGTGGGCCTCGCGGACACCCCGGGGTGGGCCTCGCGGACACCCCGGGGTGGCCTCAGGTCCGCCACAGGGTGGGTGTGGAGAGGTGGGATACACCGGTGGGAGAGAAGTCATGATacagaatttatttattttcatcttttgtaaatgtataaaaaaaggttatttatttaacttttatACATTGTTATTGACAATAGTGTCCTTTTTTCATGCTATCCAAAGTCATTTTGTAATTTTCATCTGTAGTCCCTGGGCAGGAAACAGAGGATAACATCTCTGTCAAAAGGGAAACCTAACACTGAAGTATAAAAACAATAACGCACACTTTTACAACAGTAAAACACAACAACTCAATCCGAACAATAAATCACAACATTAGGACACCACAACAACGACAGTTACAACAGCATAACAAGATAACAGGACATCACAACATTAAGACAACAGTCCATGCATGATGGGTACATGCTTGGGTCAATTGGGGCAGAATGAGAGGACTTTTGTGTTTCCATTCAGGGCATTGAACAGGTTTCGATCAGTCTGACTGCTCTAAAGAGACTGAGTGCCAATGGTTTGAAAATGataacaacatacacacagtggAGCTGCAAAAGGAACACACCTCGAAGAGATGTGTGGCCAGCTGAGACACATCGCCTCATCCAGcgtctccctctcgccctcagACGGTGCTCCAGTGCTACAGCGAGATGGTGGAGTTTGCCCTGAGGCAGCGGCTGAGAGCCGGACTGCAGGAGGAGCCGAtggggaaggaggtggaggaggatgaggaggaggaccagagggcCGGTACCCCCACCGACATGAGGGACGTCGACTTCTGAACGGCTTGAGCCATACCAAGTGTGATCAATCTAAAGGAAACAGTCGTATTGGCGATCAGTGAAACTGACGAGAGAGATTATGATTGTGAAAATGTGCCACACTTTTTTTTGATActctgattttattttattgatctATTCTTAATTTATTTctaatttatttgtttgtttgttaacgTTTACGATAACTTGTTGTCtgccatattattattattattattattattattattactgttattataattattattctgtATTTTGTTATCCTCAATTGTTATTTTATTCTAGGTTgctgtttaatatttatttactatttatttatcGTGTGTTgttttatgatttatttattatgattAACTTTAACGTGATGCTACGATGTACTGGACAAAATATACAACACCTCTAtttttaaaatgaattaaagaAACTTTTATACATTTGTTATTGACAATAGTGTCCTTTTTTTCATGCTATCCAAAGTCATCTACTTGAGCTACACAGGTCAATGCCGGCATGAGTGAGCCTTTAAATGCTGGCTGTGACTTCACAGCAAGGATGTGTCAAACCAAAAGGGCAATCAATTCCCAGTCAACAGTTTACAATTGACTAATGTTCTGTTTGCTTAATAACAAATGAAAAGGCAGCCTAGTTTAGGATTAATTTCTCTCAGGTGGATTCATCCAAACTAGCGCCGGTAGGTTCCAAAAAAACGTGTGTTAGATAAACATAATGACTCATATTGTCTGGTTTGGGATGCAATCAAGGCaaaatcacgcacacacacacacacacacacacacacactcacactcacactcacactcacacacacacacacacacacaaacctctgcCCATTTCAATTAACATTTTATTAGTATTTCATCACATAATGAAACAATTCAAAACAGCAGCATTCATGTGGACctgtgggagacacacacacacacacacacacacccgtcacacacacacactcaggcacacaattagcacacacaccgccaaacacacacttaaaaatCCTGACACTGCTGGTCTCGTTGCTCCTGACTGATGCCAGGTCGTCCACTGAACACGGGCCGTGATCCACAGGCTTCTTGTAATGCGTTCTGTTTAGTGGCTCCCCATCAATACCTCATTATccaaccctttctctctccttccaggTAATCCATCTGCGGAACTGCACCGGCCCGGCCCGCTCTCATGGGAGACCTGACgggggagtgtgtgagtgtgtgagcgagaTGGAGGCTAGCAGGAGAGAGGCCACTGTTTAGAGTCCTCCACGCTGCCTGTGAAGTGCATTATTGTAGCCttaagcatctctctctctctctctctctctctctctctctctctctctctctctctctctctctctctctctctctctctctcattctctctctcttgctctctctctcattcttgctctctctctctctctctctctctctctctctctctctctctctctctcttgctctctctctctctctctctctctctctctctctctctctctccccatcatccacacacacacacacacacacacacacacacacacacacacacacacacacacacacacacacacacacacacacacacacacacacacacacactcccacagtgTTGTAGGAGGAAAACAGGTCATCTCCACCATAAGAGCATTAGTCACAATAACAACATCTGTTATATAAGGATAAAATAAGGATAAATTCgatgaatataaaacaataaatataaataaatataaatatattgacGTCGTTATATGAGGATTTGAGTATTGCTCATTATGTGTGTACCAGTCCTGGTAAAACAGCAGCAGTCATGGGTGAGGGTACATAGTTGCAGAGGAGAACCTACCCGGAGGGTGAAGGTAGCTGGGGCTGACCAGCGGTCTGAAGCCCCGGTCAGACCCAGCAGCTCATCAACCACCGCCTCCCTCCTGACGGAACCCATGGCTGCCTGTGGGGGGCAATGCTCCGCAGATGCTTCATACGAGTTTTAATTCCACTCTTATGAGAAAAATATTCAATCCATtcttatgtttgtgtttgttaaaaAAATGAAAGGATTGactattttaattttatttattatttattgatagAATTGTAATCATGTTTTGatattgtgatttatatatatatatatatttgtctcaACAAGAACCTAAAGAATATCAAGAAGAGTGTAAACTGTAGCAACATTTttcataaaatgtataaaataaaaacattgattCAATCATGGAATTTGAGAACCTGGaacaagtaacacacacacgcacacaaacgcacacgcagtTAAAGAGAAATCACTTAAATGACGTCATCTAACGTCGCCAgattcatgttgttgttgtgctcTAGAAAATAAACTCCATCATGACTAAGACTTTTACTCGTAACATTAGACGAAGTTCAAGTTCTGTAAGACGTCCCGAGTTGGATTCCGGATCATTTCTGAAATGCAGAAATGAAGTGTGAACCATACTGATACACGATAGAATGAATACAATATTTGGATTCCCAGATCGTTATAAATAGAGCCATCTGTCTCGCTGTCCTGGACCGTGTCACCGTCTCATCGTGATGACGCACTTTTCGCCGACGCAAACCTCATGACGCGAAGCGCTCCAGAGAACGCAAATACTTAGACACCCATCGGAGGATTACCAGCAGTAGGAAATGGTTAACGAATCGCTGTGGTTTAACCAGTGTCGTCTCTACAACGAAAACAGGATTTTAAGCCTATTGTATATAAATAATCCAACGAAAAGCGTCGGTTTTATTCAGGAGTATCTGCGTAACGTCTCAGGACTGGATTAAAGGTTTGTGTGATGCGCGGTGTTACGCACGTATTAACAACCTCATAGACAGCGCTTAGTCTAACCCACAATCAGATATACCGTTATATATGTGCTACATGTTGTAGAAACGGTCATAAACGCTGTTGGTTAATCggacatgtgtgtctgtgcgtctgacTGGCAGTAGGAAACCTCACTGTGACAAGATTGGTTTCACGCTTCTTGTTTCAACCATTTTCCTCATCATAATACTGTGATTCATGCGTCGTCCGCTTGTTTTCTATTCCAGGAGGATGAGCCTCCATTCagcctggctgctgctgctcctgtcgGTGTGCGCTGGGGTCTGGTCGGTGCCCATTGACCGCAACCCGAGCCCGACCGAGGCGCCGCATGAGGAGGAGAAGCCGGAGGAGAATGTGGTAACGGTCTTTACCTGCTACCCGTGTGTCTGTCTTCCTTCTACTGTCCTTCTGATACggtccatgtgtttgtgtctatgggtctgtgtcagtgtgtgtctatctTCCTTCTACTGTCGTTCTGATACGGTCCATGTGTTTGTACCACCAGGACACGGGCCTGTACTACGACCGGTATCTCAGAGAGGTGATCGAGGTCTTGGAGACGGATCCACACTTCAGAGAGAAGCTGCAGACCGCCAACACAGAGGACATCAAGGTAAGAAAAGACTCTTATCTGTCTATTCATATATTATACTGTACATGGTTGTCTTCAtgaagctctatatctataggtCTTACC comes from Gadus macrocephalus chromosome 2, ASM3116895v1 and encodes:
- the ccndx gene encoding cyclin Dx, giving the protein MERVVLGTLRWDTASVTPQDFLPLLLVPVGSRMEGAPDRAELLTTMRRHGDTLVAMCVCDSRFLGAPPSLVAAAALNSALRGLSGRGPAQLAALGELLAALCQTDTTVLQCYSEMVEFALRQRLRAGLQEEPMGKEVEEDEEEDQRAGTPTDMRDVDF